From the Zavarzinia compransoris genome, the window ATCGGATGCATTGTCCGACATCGTGTCCTCCGAAACGAAAAAGGGCCCGCCATCGCTGGCGGGCCCCTGGCAGTGCGGTTGGCTCCTTCGTTATTCGGCCGCGGTCGCGTGGGCTTCGAGCGCGACCGAGTCATCCTCGGCCAGTTCCTCATCTTCCACCACGGCCGTTTCGCCGCCGTCCGCCGCCATTTCTACGCTCGCTGCATCGGCGTCTGCTTCCGCGGCGTCGATGGCGTCGGTCTCAACGCCGTTCGGCACATCGCGACCGGGCGTGCGCAGCGGCTCCGGAAGCCATCCGGACTTCGCCAACAGCGTCTGGGCCTGTTCGGCCATCTCGGCTTTCTTCAGGTGCTCGATGCGGTCGCCCGCGCGCGCACCTTTCGCCTCCCGCACGGCTGCGAGGATGCGGGCCTTGGTCACCCGACCGAAATAGGTGTCGATCGTCGGGGTCCAACCGGCTGCGACCATGTCGAGATCGACGGCCTGGGCGATCCGGTCCGCATGGGCCAGCGCGCGAGGCTTGCGATTGTACGCCTCATAGATCGCGTTGACCGACAGCGAGACGCAATGAGCGAAGAGCGCCTGACGGCTGTCGCCGTCGAACGTCATAAGCCCGTCCCAAAGTTCGACCGGTTCCTTGGGCAGGGCAGCGAGCCAAGCCCGATGCCGGGCGTCGAAAGCGACAGCGAGCGTGCTGTCCGCGAGGCCCGGTGCCTGAGCGCTGAAACCGGCGCTCTTTAGATCGAGCTCCAGACAGGTGTCCTGCGCATAGCGATAGAACACCTTGAGGCACAGGGCGTGAAGCGCGGCGACGAAGGCGATGTCAGGATTCTCGCCCAGCGCGTGGCGAAGCGCGAGGGTCCGATGGGACGTCAGCTCGGTCATCAGCCGGTCGGGGATCGGCTTGATACCATCGTCTTCCTCGGGCTCATCCGCAGGAGGCTCCGTGCCTGCGGGCACGCTCGCACCGTCATGCTCGGTCCGCGCCGCGATCGTCGGCTCGTCGGCCGGATCGGTCTCGGCGTCGTTCTCCGGGGCGATCGGAAGTTCGTCCTCGGGGCGGACATAGCCGCGCTCGATGCGCAGGGCGCCCGAACCGTCGATGCTGACGAAGGCGCCAGCTCGCGCGACCTCCTCGGTATCGAAGGCCTGGGGGCGATCATCGAAGGCGGCAAGCGCCGTCTCGATCTCGCCGAGCCGCTGATCGACCTCGTCGGGCAGTTCCTCGGCTTCGGCGTAGGTCTCCTCCAGGCCGTCCATCTCGGCTTGCAACGCATCGCGCGTCGCCTGCTCATCGTCGGTGAGCGGAA encodes:
- a CDS encoding ParB/RepB/Spo0J family partition protein; this encodes MTRVQKIVLSSSRDIPFNKLVLSQSNVRRIKAGVSIDELAEDIARRTLLQSITVRPVRDAEGVETGMFEVPAGGRRFRALELLVKQKRLAKIAPVPCVVREDGIPEEDSLAENVQRAPLHPLDQFRAFLALREKGQSEEDIAAAFFVAVSVVKQRLRLASVSPKLLDVYADDGMTLDQLMAFTVNGDHERQEQVFERLSQSYSKEPHVIRRMLTEGAVRASDKRAQFIGLDAYTEAGGVILRDLFQGDDGGWLQDVGLLDMLVAEKLREQSEAIRAEGWKWIDIAPDFAYGHTYGLRQLRGEQIPLTDDEQATRDALQAEMDGLEETYAEAEELPDEVDQRLGEIETALAAFDDRPQAFDTEEVARAGAFVSIDGSGALRIERGYVRPEDELPIAPENDAETDPADEPTIAARTEHDGASVPAGTEPPADEPEEDDGIKPIPDRLMTELTSHRTLALRHALGENPDIAFVAALHALCLKVFYRYAQDTCLELDLKSAGFSAQAPGLADSTLAVAFDARHRAWLAALPKEPVELWDGLMTFDGDSRQALFAHCVSLSVNAIYEAYNRKPRALAHADRIAQAVDLDMVAAGWTPTIDTYFGRVTKARILAAVREAKGARAGDRIEHLKKAEMAEQAQTLLAKSGWLPEPLRTPGRDVPNGVETDAIDAAEADADAASVEMAADGGETAVVEDEELAEDDSVALEAHATAAE